A genomic segment from Nonomuraea helvata encodes:
- a CDS encoding TcpE family conjugal transfer membrane protein: MNERVERRTGVDLPTYTNIWRIEKRLYKLYDLRLPMPLPIVWIGVFVGVFVPWSLLLVLVGVPVEMPWHVLFLVPPGIVTWLSTRPVIEGKRLTELLESQLRYLGQPKAWYRLAPTSEPETVTFSARVWRTLPARAKSKAPRKARQPQRRREGQRIIGPRQVRPAVAAAAAAVSQAPVAEPTTGRWGTRRGTAPALKASSRQAAPASAPGPTAGGLQRQEALPGGPGRRQEAPVVAVHEGSPTETVAPERGGTTGAAVRERGGAGEAAVRERAGRGEDATRQRGGKDEAAARERGGMRGAAPAARGDVAAQEPAVGPLGTGESHKPATGKPIDTEALRRLRKLAASADAPPADAPPADTVAADAAGHPEGERREDERREDEVARDQHRKGQPPRLGPALVLPGTKRVWPPLDPNAKPLPRPAAPKHARAETAPDSPATQDPTEPSTASDATAGTSHTTGGAESPKSGIPQAIAAVPDDADTQGSAEPVREADAQGTAEQAADDTREAAEGGADVPERGSSGGRPDAPATHRERVEPTAPDERVEQAAPRDRVRPAARGERVEQAAPRERVEPAARGGNGQGAAAREGAGGLVAPVPVPRPGEGRVRRVESVVGRDSGGWRRIAQVVVGGGGVRTDGSEIDEARARGVFSGSRRIVVLGCTGGAGQSTTALMLGHTFARYRDDRVVAVDANTGGSTLTSKIQPETPETLTSLLSGLDRVSGYLTMRGYTTRTASGLEVISADTDAGAEQRLADRSFFSDHRLGESMRLLDRHYKLAVIDPAPALAARVLPYADQLVLVVPASEEASEAVAMTYEWLDGHGCADLRRRAVMVVNGVSRRSMADVEQAESVARGRCRAIVRVPWEDGLAPDGAEVVDPGQLRAAGRRAYLALAGVVVAGFAAKAQAQTVRPSEEELASDPPGTRIGER, encoded by the coding sequence ATGAACGAGCGGGTGGAGAGGAGGACCGGCGTGGACCTGCCCACATATACGAACATCTGGCGGATCGAGAAACGGCTCTACAAGCTGTACGACCTGCGGCTGCCGATGCCGCTCCCGATCGTCTGGATCGGCGTGTTCGTCGGGGTGTTCGTCCCGTGGTCGCTCCTGCTGGTCCTGGTGGGCGTGCCGGTGGAGATGCCCTGGCACGTGCTGTTCCTCGTGCCGCCGGGCATCGTGACGTGGTTGTCCACCCGTCCCGTCATCGAGGGCAAGCGGCTCACCGAGCTCCTCGAGTCCCAGCTCCGCTACCTGGGCCAGCCGAAGGCGTGGTACCGCCTCGCGCCCACGTCCGAGCCCGAGACGGTCACGTTCTCCGCCCGCGTCTGGCGCACCCTGCCCGCCAGGGCCAAGTCGAAGGCGCCCCGCAAGGCCCGCCAACCGCAGCGGCGGCGCGAGGGCCAGCGGATCATCGGTCCCCGCCAGGTACGCCCGGCGGTCGCCGCCGCGGCTGCCGCCGTCTCCCAGGCTCCCGTGGCGGAGCCGACCACCGGCCGCTGGGGCACCCGCCGCGGCACGGCGCCCGCCCTCAAGGCCTCGTCACGCCAGGCGGCTCCGGCTTCGGCGCCAGGGCCCACGGCAGGTGGGTTGCAGCGCCAGGAGGCCCTTCCAGGCGGCCCTGGACGCCGCCAGGAGGCACCGGTGGTCGCTGTCCACGAAGGCTCGCCAACGGAGACCGTCGCCCCGGAGCGCGGCGGTACGACGGGTGCGGCCGTCCGGGAACGTGGCGGCGCTGGAGAGGCCGCCGTAAGGGAGCGTGCCGGAAGGGGAGAGGACGCCACCCGGCAGCGTGGTGGAAAGGACGAGGCGGCCGCTCGGGAGCGTGGTGGCATGCGGGGCGCCGCGCCCGCTGCTCGCGGTGACGTCGCGGCGCAGGAGCCTGCCGTCGGGCCGCTCGGCACCGGGGAGAGTCACAAGCCCGCCACCGGCAAACCCATCGACACTGAGGCGTTGCGACGGTTGAGGAAGCTCGCGGCCAGCGCCGACGCCCCTCCTGCCGACGCCCCTCCTGCCGACACCGTGGCTGCCGACGCGGCGGGACATCCGGAGGGAGAGCGCCGCGAGGACGAGCGGCGCGAGGACGAGGTCGCGCGGGACCAGCACAGGAAGGGCCAGCCGCCCCGGCTGGGGCCGGCGCTGGTGCTGCCGGGCACGAAGCGTGTCTGGCCGCCGCTCGATCCCAACGCCAAGCCGCTGCCCCGCCCCGCCGCCCCCAAGCACGCCCGGGCGGAGACCGCCCCCGATTCACCCGCCACGCAGGACCCGACCGAGCCGAGCACCGCATCCGACGCGACGGCCGGCACCTCTCACACAACGGGCGGTGCGGAGTCGCCGAAGAGCGGCATCCCTCAGGCGATCGCCGCGGTGCCCGACGATGCGGACACTCAAGGAAGCGCCGAGCCGGTACGCGAGGCGGATGCCCAGGGGACGGCCGAGCAGGCGGCTGACGACACGCGGGAAGCCGCCGAGGGCGGCGCCGACGTGCCGGAGCGCGGTTCGAGTGGCGGGCGGCCGGACGCGCCCGCGACCCACCGCGAGCGCGTGGAGCCGACGGCCCCTGATGAGCGCGTGGAACAGGCTGCCCCTCGTGACCGTGTGCGACCGGCGGCCCGTGGCGAGCGGGTGGAACAGGCTGCTCCCCGTGAGCGGGTGGAGCCGGCGGCCCGTGGCGGCAACGGCCAGGGGGCGGCGGCTCGTGAGGGGGCCGGTGGGCTCGTGGCGCCCGTGCCGGTGCCCAGGCCGGGGGAGGGCCGGGTACGGCGGGTCGAGTCCGTGGTGGGACGTGACTCCGGCGGGTGGCGGCGGATCGCTCAGGTGGTCGTCGGCGGCGGCGGGGTGCGGACCGACGGTTCGGAGATCGACGAGGCCAGGGCCAGGGGCGTGTTCAGCGGCAGCCGCAGGATCGTCGTCCTGGGCTGCACCGGCGGCGCCGGCCAGAGCACGACGGCGCTCATGCTCGGCCACACCTTCGCCAGATACCGCGACGACAGGGTGGTGGCGGTCGACGCCAACACCGGTGGCAGCACCCTGACCAGCAAGATCCAGCCGGAGACGCCCGAGACCCTCACCTCGCTCCTGTCCGGGCTCGACCGCGTCAGCGGGTATCTCACCATGCGCGGGTACACGACGAGGACCGCCTCGGGGCTCGAGGTGATCAGCGCGGACACCGACGCGGGCGCAGAGCAGCGGCTGGCGGACCGGTCGTTCTTCTCCGACCACCGGCTGGGCGAGTCCATGCGCCTGCTCGACCGCCACTACAAGCTCGCCGTCATCGACCCGGCCCCGGCGCTGGCCGCGCGGGTCCTGCCGTACGCGGACCAGCTCGTGCTGGTGGTCCCCGCGAGCGAGGAGGCGTCCGAGGCGGTGGCGATGACGTACGAGTGGCTCGACGGGCACGGCTGCGCGGACCTGCGCAGGCGCGCGGTCATGGTGGTCAACGGCGTGAGCAGGCGCTCGATGGCCGACGTCGAGCAGGCGGAGTCGGTGGCCAGGGGCAGGTGCCGGGCCATCGTCAGGGTCCCCTGGGAGGACGGTCTGGCGCCCGACGGCGCGGAGGTCGTCGATCCCGGGCAGTTGCGCGCGGCCGGCAGGCGGGCCTACCTCGCCCTCGCCGGCGTCGTGGTCGCAGGCTTCGCGGCAAAGGCACAGGCACAGACCGTCCGTCCGAGCGAAGAGGAGTTGGCGAGTGACCCCCCGGGCACGAGAATCGGTGAGCGATAA
- a CDS encoding conjugal transfer protein, protein MAFAAQFAGVYLNFSPEDAASRSRKLAAFLAEGMDPQMGWDGYGKLSAVAIQAYDLEASDAHNAVVSVAFQSGPRRLMLSVPVYYAGDDAGGRFAVVGRPAVLPAPGPADVPQLAAPETDEATASELKEQLKGFFTDYALGNTAGLQRYVASGKTLPSFGGTFTFKELKKVVVPVGGATRDIQAVVVWVVPNNETPPTPDATDPAAVGGTLEMAYRLTVEKQGDKWFVADIRGAGRVVG, encoded by the coding sequence ATGGCTTTCGCCGCCCAGTTCGCCGGGGTCTATCTCAATTTCAGCCCGGAAGACGCGGCCAGCAGGTCGCGTAAGCTCGCCGCGTTCCTGGCCGAGGGCATGGACCCGCAAATGGGATGGGACGGTTACGGCAAGCTCTCGGCCGTCGCCATCCAGGCGTACGACCTCGAGGCGAGCGACGCCCACAACGCGGTGGTGAGCGTGGCCTTCCAGTCAGGCCCGCGCAGGCTGATGCTGTCCGTCCCGGTCTACTACGCGGGCGACGACGCCGGCGGCAGGTTCGCCGTCGTCGGGCGTCCCGCGGTCCTGCCCGCCCCTGGCCCGGCCGACGTGCCCCAACTGGCCGCGCCGGAGACCGACGAGGCGACCGCGAGCGAGCTCAAGGAGCAACTGAAGGGCTTCTTCACCGACTACGCCCTCGGCAACACCGCCGGTCTGCAGCGCTATGTCGCCTCCGGCAAGACTCTGCCGAGCTTCGGCGGCACGTTCACGTTCAAAGAGCTGAAGAAGGTCGTGGTGCCTGTGGGGGGTGCCACACGAGACATCCAGGCGGTCGTGGTGTGGGTCGTGCCGAACAACGAGACGCCCCCGACCCCCGATGCCACCGACCCGGCGGCCGTGGGGGGCACGCTGGAGATGGCCTACCGCCTGACCGTCGAGAAGCAGGGCGACAAGTGGTTCGTCGCCGACATCCGCGGCGCCGGTCGGGTCGTTGGATAG
- the xseA gene encoding exodeoxyribonuclease VII large subunit — MTDKTSPESPLPIRTVLQMVGGWIGRLGTVWVEGQITDLSARGGTVFMTLRDPVANVSAKVTTPRGVYEAAVPRPADGARVVMQVKPDFWVNRGSFAFTALEIRPVGVGELLARLERLRQLLATEGLFNADRKRRLPFLPGTIGLICGRDSAAERDVLENSRRRWPAVRFKVEEVAVQGPYAVGEVTEALRKLDADSSVDVIVIARGGGSLEDLLPFSDETLVRSVAACRTPVVSAIGHEQDSPLLDLVADVRASTPTDAAKKVVPDVGEQLTLVRQLRDRGRRVMSGWLDREMSWLTSLRSRPSLADPVRELERRAEQAESLRDRARRSLSSSLDRASDDLTHLRARLVALSPAATLERGYAIVQHPSGEVVRLAKDVSPGSLLTIRLSDDRLTVRAEDSGPPEDA; from the coding sequence ATGACCGACAAGACCTCACCCGAGTCTCCCCTGCCGATCCGTACGGTCCTTCAGATGGTGGGCGGCTGGATCGGCAGACTCGGCACGGTCTGGGTCGAGGGCCAGATCACCGACCTCAGCGCGCGTGGCGGCACGGTGTTCATGACGCTGCGCGACCCGGTCGCCAACGTGTCGGCCAAGGTCACCACCCCGCGCGGCGTCTACGAGGCCGCCGTGCCGAGGCCGGCCGACGGCGCCAGGGTCGTGATGCAGGTCAAGCCCGACTTCTGGGTCAACAGAGGCTCGTTCGCCTTCACCGCCCTGGAGATCCGCCCGGTCGGTGTGGGCGAGCTGCTGGCCAGGCTGGAGCGGCTCAGGCAGCTCCTGGCGACCGAGGGGCTGTTCAACGCCGACAGGAAACGGCGGCTGCCGTTCCTGCCCGGCACGATCGGGCTCATCTGCGGCCGCGACTCCGCGGCCGAGCGCGACGTGCTGGAGAACTCCCGCAGGCGCTGGCCCGCCGTGCGGTTCAAGGTCGAGGAGGTGGCCGTCCAGGGCCCTTACGCGGTGGGCGAGGTGACCGAGGCGCTGCGCAAGCTCGACGCCGACTCCTCGGTCGACGTGATCGTCATCGCCCGCGGCGGCGGCTCCCTGGAGGATCTCCTGCCGTTCTCCGACGAGACGCTCGTACGCTCGGTGGCCGCCTGCCGCACCCCCGTCGTCAGCGCGATCGGCCACGAGCAGGACAGCCCGCTGCTCGACCTGGTGGCCGACGTGCGCGCCTCCACCCCCACGGACGCGGCCAAGAAGGTCGTGCCCGACGTCGGCGAGCAGCTCACGCTGGTGCGCCAGCTCCGCGACCGGGGCCGCAGGGTGATGAGCGGCTGGCTCGACCGGGAGATGTCCTGGCTCACCTCGCTGCGCTCGCGGCCCTCGCTGGCCGACCCGGTGCGCGAGCTGGAGCGCCGGGCCGAGCAGGCCGAGTCGCTGCGCGACCGGGCCAGGCGCTCGCTGTCCAGCTCGCTCGACCGGGCCTCCGACGACCTCACCCACCTGCGTGCCCGCCTGGTCGCGCTGTCCCCGGCGGCCACGCTGGAGCGTGGCTACGCCATCGTCCAGCACCCGTCGGGCGAGGTGGTGCGCCTTGCCAAGGACGTCTCTCCCGGTTCGCTGCTGACGATCCGCCTGAGTGACGACCGACTGACCGTACGCGCCGAGGACTCCGGCCCACCAGAAGACGCGTGA
- a CDS encoding 4-hydroxy-3-methylbut-2-enyl diphosphate reductase gives MEPQTSTSRRVLVAKPRGYCAGVDRAVVAVEKALEQYGAPIYVRKQIVHNTHVVKTLEARGAIFVDETEEVPEGEIVVFSAHGVSPAVHEEARQRGLRTVDATCPLVTKVHNEARRFAGQDYDILLIGHEGHEEVEGTSGEAPDHIQLVDGLDAVDKVQVKDPSKLVWLSQTTLSVDETTETVTRLKERFPTLIDPPSDDICYATQNRQVAVKEIAAEAQLVIVVGSENSSNSKRLVEVAKDYGAEASYLVDNATFIRDEWLEGVTTVGVTSGASVPDELVEEVLARLAQHGFGDVTEVESVQESMRFALPHELRKDLRAS, from the coding sequence ATGGAGCCCCAGACCTCTACTTCCCGCCGAGTACTCGTAGCCAAGCCCCGCGGCTACTGTGCCGGAGTCGATCGAGCCGTGGTAGCGGTCGAGAAGGCTTTGGAGCAGTATGGTGCGCCGATCTACGTACGTAAGCAGATCGTCCACAACACCCACGTGGTCAAGACGCTCGAAGCCAGGGGCGCGATCTTCGTCGACGAGACCGAGGAGGTCCCCGAGGGCGAGATCGTGGTGTTCTCCGCCCACGGCGTGTCCCCGGCCGTGCACGAGGAGGCCAGGCAGCGCGGGCTGCGCACCGTCGACGCCACCTGCCCGCTGGTCACCAAGGTGCACAACGAGGCGCGGCGGTTCGCCGGCCAGGACTACGACATCCTCCTGATCGGGCACGAAGGCCACGAGGAGGTCGAGGGCACCTCGGGTGAGGCCCCTGACCACATCCAGCTCGTGGACGGGCTCGACGCGGTCGACAAGGTGCAGGTGAAGGACCCGAGCAAGCTGGTGTGGCTGTCGCAGACCACGCTGTCGGTCGACGAGACCACCGAGACGGTGACCCGGCTCAAGGAGCGCTTCCCCACGCTGATCGACCCGCCGAGCGACGACATCTGTTACGCCACCCAGAACCGGCAGGTGGCGGTCAAGGAGATCGCCGCCGAGGCGCAGCTCGTCATCGTGGTCGGCTCCGAGAACTCGTCCAACTCCAAGCGCCTGGTCGAGGTGGCCAAGGACTACGGCGCGGAGGCCTCGTACCTGGTCGACAACGCCACGTTCATCCGCGACGAGTGGCTCGAAGGGGTCACCACGGTCGGCGTCACCAGCGGCGCCTCCGTCCCGGATGAGCTGGTCGAGGAGGTGCTGGCGCGGCTGGCCCAGCACGGGTTCGGCGACGTGACGGAGGTCGAGTCGGTGCAGGAGAGCATGCGCTTCGCCCTGCCTCACGAGCTGCGCAAGGACCTGCGGGCGTCCTAG
- a CDS encoding DUF6542 domain-containing protein, translated as MGEKRRSAVRLTARGAIALALVATLAGYVLAALFDVQQVVGAAFVLSSLLGALMVNRRELLSLVVTPPLVFFCATLFVELGRAFGSVSIVQSLALGLYTSLTSGAPWLFAGSAIVLGVAWRRGLRDNVRELREELKAGAEVPRPRQTFVPEPEGYFEPKVYGTPRGDD; from the coding sequence TTGGGTGAGAAGCGGCGTTCCGCGGTCAGGCTGACCGCTCGCGGCGCCATCGCGCTCGCCCTGGTCGCCACCCTGGCGGGCTACGTGCTGGCGGCGCTGTTCGACGTCCAGCAGGTCGTGGGCGCGGCTTTCGTGCTGTCGAGCCTGCTCGGCGCGCTCATGGTCAACCGGCGCGAGCTGCTGTCGCTGGTGGTGACGCCGCCGCTGGTGTTCTTCTGCGCCACGCTCTTCGTCGAGCTCGGTCGGGCATTCGGCTCGGTGTCGATCGTGCAGTCGCTGGCGCTCGGCCTCTACACGTCACTGACCAGCGGCGCGCCGTGGCTGTTCGCGGGCTCGGCGATCGTGCTGGGCGTCGCCTGGCGGCGCGGGCTGCGCGACAACGTACGCGAGCTGCGGGAAGAGCTGAAGGCGGGCGCGGAGGTGCCGCGCCCGCGTCAGACGTTCGTGCCCGAACCGGAGGGCTACTTCGAGCCCAAGGTGTACGGGACGCCGCGCGGGGACGACTAG
- a CDS encoding DNA recombination protein RmuC, whose translation MDIVSLLAGLAAGLVIGFLVARTRAAVRVAEADARAKAAADKLVYVEEQLAERFQALSTRALDVNNVRFLELAETRLAASRAEATGDLEQRRQAVEHLVEPLKDALARVESQLRDTESGQRAARAELAKQMEFVRQSNEQLRSQTTALVRALQRPEARGRWGELQLRRVAEIAGMQRFCDFEEQVTEGSMRPDMVVRLTGGKNIVVDSKVSLAAYLEAAEASDESLASVRLDAHARHVREHIDRLAAKSYWQGFNPSPEFVVLFIPGEAFLAPALERDPGLLEYAMTRRVHIATPTTLITMLRTAHYAWQQAALSENARAVFELGKELYERLSSLGRNVDSLGRALTRAVEAYNKSVGSLESRVLVTARKLHDLGVVDGDLDSPDMLDGLPRPLASPELLETSHLLSHSNGKLANGSQ comes from the coding sequence GTGGACATCGTCTCGCTTCTCGCAGGTCTGGCCGCCGGGCTCGTCATCGGGTTCCTGGTGGCCAGGACGAGAGCGGCGGTGCGGGTGGCGGAGGCCGACGCGCGGGCCAAGGCGGCCGCCGACAAGCTCGTCTACGTCGAGGAGCAGCTCGCCGAGCGCTTCCAGGCCCTGTCCACGCGCGCACTCGACGTCAACAACGTCCGGTTCCTCGAGCTGGCCGAGACCAGGCTGGCGGCCAGCCGCGCCGAGGCCACGGGCGACCTGGAGCAGCGCAGGCAGGCCGTCGAGCACCTGGTGGAGCCGCTGAAGGACGCGCTGGCGCGGGTCGAGTCGCAGCTTCGCGACACCGAGTCGGGCCAGCGTGCGGCCCGTGCCGAGCTGGCCAAGCAGATGGAGTTCGTACGGCAGAGCAACGAGCAGCTGCGCTCCCAGACCACCGCCCTCGTCAGGGCACTGCAACGGCCGGAGGCACGCGGCAGGTGGGGCGAGCTCCAGCTGCGCCGGGTCGCCGAGATCGCCGGCATGCAGCGCTTCTGCGACTTCGAGGAGCAGGTCACCGAGGGCTCCATGCGCCCCGACATGGTCGTCAGGCTCACCGGCGGCAAGAACATCGTGGTCGACTCCAAAGTCTCGCTGGCGGCCTATCTGGAGGCCGCTGAGGCGTCCGACGAGTCCCTGGCCTCCGTCAGGCTCGACGCCCACGCCAGGCACGTGCGCGAGCACATCGACCGGCTGGCGGCCAAGTCCTACTGGCAGGGGTTCAACCCGTCGCCGGAGTTCGTGGTGCTGTTCATCCCGGGTGAGGCGTTCCTGGCCCCCGCGCTCGAGCGCGATCCCGGGCTGCTCGAGTACGCCATGACGCGGCGGGTCCACATCGCCACGCCGACGACGCTGATCACGATGCTGCGCACCGCGCACTACGCCTGGCAGCAGGCCGCGCTGAGCGAGAACGCGCGGGCGGTGTTCGAGCTGGGCAAGGAGCTGTACGAGCGGCTGTCATCCCTGGGCAGGAACGTCGACTCGCTCGGCAGGGCACTGACGCGGGCTGTGGAGGCGTACAACAAATCGGTCGGGTCGCTCGAAAGCCGCGTCCTGGTCACCGCGCGCAAGCTGCACGATCTGGGCGTTGTGGACGGCGATCTCGACTCGCCGGACATGCTCGATGGCCTGCCCAGACCCCTGGCATCCCCGGAACTGCTCGAAACCTCGCATCTGCTTTCCCACTCGAACGGTAAGTTGGCCAACGGGTCGCAATAA
- the ychF gene encoding redox-regulated ATPase YchF yields MSLSIGIVGLPNVGKSTLFNALTKSGNALAANYPFATIEPNVGIVGVPDDRLPKLAEIFGSARVLPAKVEFVDVAGLVKGASEGQGRGNQFLANIRETDAICQVVRVFNDPDVTHVDGEISPKRDIETINTELIMADLQTVEKAVPRLQKEARNNKDRKVALEAAEAALRVLETGKTIFESGLDREELRELHLLTAKPFLYVFNLDADELTDTALREQLSTLVAPAEAVFMDAKIESELVELDEEEALELLQSVGQEESGLRQLARIGFDTLGLQTYLTAGPKESRAWTIRKGATAPEAAGVIHTDFQRGFIKAEVVSFDDLVELGSIANARSAGKARVEGKDYVMQDGDVVEFRFNV; encoded by the coding sequence ATGAGTCTCTCCATCGGTATCGTCGGTCTGCCCAACGTCGGCAAGTCCACGCTCTTCAACGCGCTGACGAAGTCCGGCAACGCGCTCGCCGCGAACTACCCGTTCGCCACCATCGAGCCGAACGTGGGCATCGTGGGCGTGCCCGACGACCGCCTGCCCAAGCTGGCCGAGATCTTCGGCTCGGCCCGCGTCCTGCCCGCCAAGGTCGAGTTCGTCGACGTGGCGGGCCTGGTCAAGGGGGCTTCCGAGGGGCAGGGCAGGGGCAACCAGTTCCTCGCCAACATCCGCGAGACCGACGCGATCTGCCAGGTCGTCCGCGTCTTCAACGACCCCGACGTCACGCACGTGGACGGCGAGATCTCTCCCAAGCGCGACATCGAGACCATCAACACCGAGTTGATCATGGCCGACCTGCAGACGGTCGAGAAGGCCGTCCCGCGCCTGCAGAAGGAGGCGCGCAACAACAAGGACAGGAAGGTCGCGCTCGAGGCCGCTGAGGCCGCCCTGCGGGTGCTGGAGACCGGCAAGACCATCTTCGAGAGCGGCCTCGACCGCGAGGAGCTGCGCGAGCTGCACCTGCTGACGGCCAAGCCGTTCCTGTACGTGTTCAACCTCGACGCCGACGAGCTGACCGACACCGCGCTCAGGGAGCAGCTGTCGACGCTGGTCGCCCCGGCCGAGGCGGTCTTCATGGACGCCAAGATCGAGTCGGAGCTGGTCGAGCTCGACGAGGAGGAGGCGCTGGAGCTGCTCCAGTCCGTCGGCCAGGAGGAGTCGGGGCTGCGGCAGCTCGCCAGGATCGGCTTCGACACCCTCGGTCTGCAGACGTACCTCACGGCCGGGCCGAAGGAGAGCAGGGCCTGGACGATCCGCAAGGGCGCCACCGCGCCCGAGGCGGCCGGCGTGATCCACACCGACTTCCAGCGCGGCTTCATCAAGGCCGAGGTCGTCTCCTTCGACGACCTGGTCGAGCTCGGCTCCATCGCCAACGCCCGTTCGGCGGGCAAGGCCCGGGTCGAGGGCAAGGACTACGTCATGCAGGACGGCGACGTGGTGGAGTTCCGCTTCAACGTCTGA
- the glpX gene encoding class II fructose-bisphosphatase, whose translation MSDQTSVPPALATGEHAPDRNLALELVRVTEAAAMAAARWVGRGDKNGADGAAVNAMRQLINTVSMNGVVVIGEGEKDHAPMLFNGEQVGDGSGPDCDVAVDPIDGTRLTALGMPDAVSVIAVSERGSMYDPSAVFYMEKLVTGPEAADVVDIEAPVSANINAVARAKHCSASDVTVVVLDRPRHERLVKEIRETGARIKFITDGDVAGAIMAARTGTGIDLMLGIGGTPEGIVAACALKCLGGVIQGKLWPRDDAERRKALDAGHDLNQVLTTNDLVRSDDVFFAATGITHGELMQGVRFRAGSAVTESLVMRGRSGTIRKIESEHQLWKLRAYSAINFDTAG comes from the coding sequence ATGTCCGATCAGACATCCGTACCGCCTGCGCTCGCCACGGGTGAGCACGCCCCTGACAGGAACCTGGCGCTGGAGCTCGTCCGCGTCACGGAGGCGGCGGCGATGGCGGCGGCCAGGTGGGTCGGCAGGGGCGACAAGAACGGCGCCGACGGCGCGGCGGTGAACGCCATGCGCCAGTTGATCAACACGGTCTCCATGAACGGCGTGGTGGTCATCGGCGAGGGTGAGAAGGACCACGCCCCGATGCTCTTCAACGGCGAGCAGGTGGGCGACGGCAGCGGCCCCGACTGCGACGTGGCCGTGGACCCCATCGACGGCACCAGACTGACCGCGCTGGGCATGCCTGACGCGGTGTCGGTGATCGCGGTGAGCGAGCGCGGCTCGATGTACGACCCGTCGGCCGTGTTCTACATGGAGAAGCTGGTCACCGGCCCCGAGGCGGCCGACGTGGTCGACATCGAGGCTCCCGTCTCCGCGAACATCAACGCGGTCGCCAGGGCCAAGCACTGCTCGGCCTCCGACGTGACCGTGGTCGTGCTCGACCGGCCCAGGCACGAGCGGCTGGTCAAGGAGATCAGGGAGACGGGCGCGCGGATCAAGTTCATCACCGACGGCGACGTGGCCGGCGCGATCATGGCGGCCCGTACGGGCACCGGCATCGACCTGATGCTGGGCATCGGCGGCACGCCGGAGGGCATCGTGGCCGCGTGCGCGCTCAAGTGCCTGGGCGGCGTGATCCAGGGCAAGCTCTGGCCACGCGACGATGCCGAGCGCCGCAAGGCCCTGGACGCCGGGCACGACCTCAACCAGGTGCTCACCACGAACGACCTGGTCAGGTCCGACGACGTGTTCTTCGCGGCGACCGGCATCACGCACGGGGAGCTCATGCAGGGCGTACGGTTCCGCGCGGGCTCGGCGGTGACCGAGTCGCTGGTGATGCGCGGCCGGTCGGGAACGATCCGCAAGATCGAGAGCGAGCACCAGCTCTGGAAGCTGCGGGCGTACAGCGCGATCAACTTCGACACCGCAGGCTGA
- a CDS encoding TetR/AcrR family transcriptional regulator has product MSDVENMAVQPHTSERGAATRSSLLAAAREVFVSKGFAEAGVTDVVARADASVGSLYHHFSGKADLYLTLFEEFQVKQSQRTKQAARAARAAGETDPMRVFISAARAYLDGCLEDRELADLFLRGDGPPGFDVVMRDRLRKWAQLNAALFEDESALVVVVTGALAAAVSEVVRTGDRALAEEVLAIIGQIRPATSATAPTSG; this is encoded by the coding sequence ATGAGCGATGTGGAGAACATGGCCGTCCAGCCACACACGTCCGAGCGGGGCGCGGCCACCCGTAGCTCACTGCTCGCCGCCGCCAGGGAGGTCTTCGTCTCCAAGGGGTTCGCCGAGGCGGGGGTGACCGACGTGGTGGCGAGGGCCGACGCCAGCGTGGGCAGCCTGTATCACCACTTCTCCGGCAAGGCCGATCTCTACCTCACGTTGTTCGAGGAGTTCCAGGTCAAGCAGTCGCAGCGGACCAAGCAGGCCGCCCGTGCGGCCCGCGCCGCCGGCGAGACCGACCCGATGCGCGTGTTCATCAGCGCCGCCCGCGCCTATCTCGACGGGTGCCTGGAAGACCGCGAGCTGGCCGACCTGTTCCTGCGCGGCGACGGGCCGCCCGGCTTCGACGTCGTCATGCGCGACAGGCTGCGCAAGTGGGCGCAGCTCAACGCGGCGCTGTTCGAGGACGAGAGCGCGCTGGTCGTGGTGGTCACGGGCGCGCTGGCCGCGGCCGTGTCCGAGGTGGTGCGTACGGGCGACCGCGCTCTGGCCGAGGAAGTCCTCGCCATCATCGGCCAGATCCGCCCGGCCACTTCGGCGACCGCCCCCACCAGCGGGTAA
- a CDS encoding DUF4245 domain-containing protein, with amino-acid sequence MRRFTQGFYGYAVALFVCLAAAGLFLLVTPQSREEHIPRLDYSITVANFGHSVPYGVYAPQKDPAGWVPNSNKIAKGENGAQVLYLGYATAKRQHAMFVQSNEQPAAGFASRMANSDKAVGTQQVGDVTWEQRFRQDKNQRSLVRVLPEVTLVITGTADWPELAELASVLRQRPKG; translated from the coding sequence GTGCGACGGTTCACCCAAGGTTTCTACGGCTACGCGGTAGCTCTGTTCGTCTGCCTCGCGGCGGCCGGACTGTTCCTGCTGGTCACTCCGCAGAGCCGGGAGGAGCACATCCCACGGCTCGATTACTCGATCACCGTCGCCAACTTCGGCCACTCGGTGCCGTACGGCGTGTATGCCCCGCAGAAGGACCCGGCGGGCTGGGTGCCCAACAGCAACAAGATCGCCAAGGGCGAGAACGGCGCGCAGGTCCTCTATCTCGGCTACGCCACCGCCAAGCGCCAGCACGCGATGTTCGTGCAGAGCAACGAGCAGCCGGCGGCCGGGTTCGCCAGCCGGATGGCCAACTCCGACAAGGCGGTCGGCACGCAGCAGGTCGGCGACGTGACGTGGGAGCAGCGCTTCCGCCAGGACAAGAACCAGCGCTCGCTGGTCCGCGTCCTGCCCGAGGTGACCCTCGTGATCACCGGTACGGCCGATTGGCCCGAGCTGGCCGAGCTGGCCTCCGTCCTGCGGCAGCGCCCCAAGGGCTGA